The following proteins are co-located in the Podarcis raffonei isolate rPodRaf1 chromosome 5, rPodRaf1.pri, whole genome shotgun sequence genome:
- the LOC128414083 gene encoding homeobox protein vent1-like — protein sequence MGQRACDQQGIARKPHICCVPAPSAPNLCKGSSWLGKAQPKKPCSSTGLRRGDATAVGNGGEGCSEARETAADGSRSKTDKGPCASEPVQVREASKSAASDVNLDREDRRHYSRLRTAFTMEQLRGLESTFRRQTYLKQWERQGLAAELHLTEEQVKNWFQNRRMKLKRQLQDYRRGLWPSSPGCLICQPRIPPSLLPYMPNPALWPNPPGCKYQPFQNPPYPFPLPGLPYHFPTQFSGNSTEEHKMDSKQTFPTPALGYGMVW from the exons ATGGGTCAGCGGGCCTGCGATCAGCAGGGGATCGCGCGCAAGCCCCATATCTGCTGCGTGCCCGCTCCGAGCGCTCCCAATTTGTGCAAAGGAAGCTCCTGGTTAGGGAAGGCCCAGCCCAAGAAGCCATGCTCCTCTACGGGATTGCGCAGAGGAGACGCCACCGCCGTCGGAAATGGAGGAGAAGGATGCAGCGAGGCCCGTGAAACTGCCGCCGATGGCTCGCGAAGCAAGA CCGACAAAGGACCCTGCGCAAGCGAGCCGGTCCAGGTCAGGGAGGCGAGCAAAAGCGCCGCTTCCGACGTGAATCTGGACCGGGAGGACCGACGGCACTACTCCCGTTTGCGTACAGCGTTCACCATGGAGCAGCTCCGCGGGTTGGAGAGCACCTTCCGGCGACAAACCTATCTGAAGCAGTGGGAAAGGCAAGGCTTGGCCGCGGAGCTGCACCTGACGGAAGAGCAG gtTAAAAACTGGTTCCAGAATCGCAGGATGAAACTTAAACGACAGCTACAAGACTATCGCCGAGGCCTCTGGCCTTCATCTCCTGGCTGTCTGATATGTCAGCCCAGGATCCCACCCAGCCTTCTACCTTATATGCCTAATCCTGCTTTGTGGCCCAATCCTCCTGGCTGCAAGTACCAGCCCTTCCAAAATCCACCTTATCCATTTCCATTACCTGGTCTGCCTTATCACTTTCCAACCCAGTTCTCAGGAAATTCAACTGAAGAGCACAAGATGGATTCCAAGCAAACTTTTCCTACTCCTGCATTAGGATATGGGATGGTGTGGTAG